The genomic interval GGGCGTCGATCATATTGCTGGTGAATGGGCTCGCGCTCGTGGTCTGGATCTCGTCGAGTATCCAGCGGACTGGGCAAACGAAGGCCGCCATGCGGCCCTTATCCGAAACGAGCGAATGTTACGGGAGGGCAAACCGGATTTGGTGATCGCCTTTCCCGGCGGACAAGGGACGTCCCATACCTGTTGGCACGCCGAAAAACTTGGAATCGAAATCGTTAGGACCAGCCCATGTCTCGCCTCGCAGATATCACCCTCCAACTCAGGAAAATGACGGCTATGGCGCGGCGGCAAAGCCACTGCCGCCCCCGGTCGCTTGCGACCTCGATCAATCCTCCTTCGAAGGGTCGATCGTCGGCGATTTGTACAACGACGATGAAATACCATTATAGGATAAAAATCCTTTTTATAAGCATGTATTTCGATTTTGGCCAAACGAACCCAAATAATTTTGAGTTGTCAGACAACTACGCCGTACTTTACGCCGACACCAACATCGTCGACGGGATAACGACGCGCTCGCGAGTTGCGAGTCAGCAAATTGACTCTAGGTCGGCAACTGCCGCCGCTCGACTGGCGCAAGCTCGACGACGAAAAGCTGCGCGCAGGCATCGACCCAATGTCGGTCCTCTTCGCCCGCGCCTGTGCAGGCCACATCGCGAGCTGATCGTGGCAACGGTACCGCGATGAAAAATGGTTCAGTGGGGAAGGTCCAATATTCGGCGCACGCAAAGAAGTGTTGAAACGCACGCGCGCCGGCCTCAAGCGCAATCCCTCGCTGCCGAAATGCGACGCTGGAACAAGCGATCAAAAAATTCTGTGCCGGTTTGCTGCTGGAGTGAACTGCGTTATCCTTCGGCAATCCGATACCCAATTCCCGGCTCAGTCAAAATAATCCGAGGATCGTCGGGATGGTCTTCCACCTTCTGCCGTAGCTGGCCGATATAGACCCGTAGATATTGCGTGTCTTCCGTGTGAGCCGGTCCCCATACC from Pirellulales bacterium carries:
- a CDS encoding DUF2493 domain-containing protein, with amino-acid sequence MLVCGGREFSDVDFVFSELDRLHAQFNFMTVIEGDARGVDHIAGEWARARGLDLVEYPADWANEGRHAALIRNERMLREGKPDLVIAFPGGQGTSHTCWHAEKLGIEIVRTSPCLASQISPSNSGK